In one window of Meiothermus sp. DNA:
- a CDS encoding lysophospholipid acyltransferase family protein — MYEYGLRVYYNTKALAKALLQVLFGLQVEGAEKIPKEGPVILASNHMSFLDPVVMGVACPRVVSYMSRDDVFKYPILRWLLPRLYVIPVSRGAGDLGAVKAAIRTLKSGMAFGIFPEGRRSRTGFIEPFKTGTAAIALRTNAPIVPAAIIGSDKAWPVGKGPRLRRPIRVVFGDPIVLPQGKTDHQTLEEVTRQLEAAVTALLPPEYHRKPTV; from the coding sequence ATGTACGAGTATGGTCTGAGGGTCTACTACAACACCAAAGCGCTGGCTAAGGCACTGCTTCAGGTGCTGTTTGGTTTACAGGTAGAAGGTGCGGAGAAAATTCCCAAGGAAGGTCCGGTCATCCTGGCCTCCAACCACATGTCCTTCCTCGACCCGGTGGTGATGGGGGTGGCCTGCCCCAGGGTGGTGAGCTATATGTCACGCGACGATGTGTTCAAATACCCCATCCTGCGCTGGCTTTTGCCACGGCTGTACGTAATACCGGTCTCGAGGGGCGCGGGCGACCTGGGCGCGGTCAAAGCGGCTATTCGTACCCTAAAAAGCGGCATGGCTTTTGGCATTTTCCCAGAGGGGCGCCGTAGCCGTACCGGCTTTATCGAACCCTTCAAGACCGGCACGGCTGCGATTGCCCTGCGCACCAATGCCCCGATCGTCCCTGCTGCCATTATCGGAAGCGATAAGGCCTGGCCGGTGGGCAAGGGGCCCCGCCTGCGGCGGCCCATTCGGGTGGTGTTTGGCGACCCCATTGTCCTGCCCCAAGGAAAGACCGACCACCAGACCTTAGAAGAGGTGACCCGGCAACTCGAGGCCGCCGTGACCGCGCTTTTGCCCCCTGAATATCACAGAAAGCCCACCGTTTAG
- a CDS encoding HU family DNA-binding protein, producing the protein MARAGSKKTRTKADLIDQVAAAAGLKKKDAKAAVDAFLSKVEDALKAGSKVQLTGFGTFEVRSRKARTGVKPGTTQKIKIPASKYPAFKPGKALKETVKK; encoded by the coding sequence ATGGCAAGAGCTGGATCCAAGAAAACCAGAACCAAAGCCGACCTGATCGACCAGGTAGCCGCGGCCGCCGGCTTGAAGAAAAAAGACGCCAAGGCTGCTGTGGACGCTTTCCTCAGCAAAGTCGAAGATGCGCTCAAGGCCGGTAGCAAAGTGCAATTGACCGGTTTCGGCACCTTTGAAGTGCGCAGCCGCAAGGCCCGTACTGGCGTGAAGCCCGGTACTACCCAAAAGATCAAGATCCCCGCTTCCAAGTATCCTGCCTTCAAACCCGGCAAAGCCCTGAAGGAAACCGTCAAGAAATAA
- a CDS encoding alanine--glyoxylate aminotransferase family protein, giving the protein MYRPRLLTPGPVELHPKALEALSRPQLHHRSDAAKQVFLQAKAGLEAAFQTQGQVLMLTGSGTAAMDALVQNLFAPGERVLVPVHGNFSERWAKIAKEAGLEVERIDLPWGQVVRPEHLESATGPFAGLLLTHSESSTGALNDVRALAQAFKARFPEALVVVDAITSLFVSEFALEGWDLDAAACGSQKGIMCPPGLAYAALSPRALERLKPRSFYLNLASELKVQSSGESAWTPAINLVAATAAVLEDLLPRLPEHIALKQQQNDLLYATGEQLGLQVVPEVRSPATTCFYLPEGVSYGQVKNAFAARGATIIGGQGQLKGKIFRLSLMGYSDLYDAYAVAQMLREVWAELGA; this is encoded by the coding sequence ATGTACCGCCCCCGCCTGCTTACCCCCGGCCCGGTTGAACTGCATCCCAAAGCCCTGGAAGCTCTCTCCCGGCCGCAGCTTCACCACCGTTCGGACGCTGCCAAACAGGTCTTCTTGCAGGCCAAAGCGGGCCTCGAGGCCGCCTTCCAGACCCAGGGCCAGGTGCTTATGCTTACCGGCTCGGGCACGGCGGCCATGGACGCGCTGGTGCAGAACCTGTTTGCCCCCGGCGAGCGGGTGCTGGTGCCGGTGCACGGCAACTTTTCCGAGCGCTGGGCCAAGATTGCCAAGGAAGCTGGTCTAGAAGTGGAGCGTATAGACCTCCCCTGGGGCCAGGTGGTGCGCCCGGAGCACCTGGAAAGCGCCACAGGCCCCTTTGCCGGGCTGCTGCTCACCCACTCCGAGTCTTCCACCGGGGCCCTGAACGACGTGCGCGCCCTGGCCCAGGCCTTTAAGGCCCGCTTTCCCGAGGCCCTGGTGGTGGTGGACGCCATCACCAGCTTGTTTGTAAGCGAGTTCGCCCTCGAGGGCTGGGACCTCGATGCGGCCGCCTGTGGCTCGCAAAAGGGCATCATGTGCCCGCCGGGGCTGGCCTATGCGGCCCTCTCGCCCCGCGCCCTGGAGCGCTTGAAGCCCCGCAGCTTTTACCTCAACCTGGCCTCGGAGCTGAAGGTGCAAAGCAGTGGCGAGTCGGCCTGGACACCCGCCATCAACCTGGTCGCTGCCACCGCCGCGGTGCTGGAAGACCTGCTGCCCCGCCTGCCCGAGCACATCGCCCTCAAGCAACAGCAGAACGACCTCCTGTACGCCACCGGCGAGCAACTCGGCCTGCAAGTGGTGCCCGAGGTGCGAAGCCCTGCCACCACCTGTTTTTACCTGCCGGAAGGGGTTTCCTATGGCCAGGTCAAAAACGCTTTTGCCGCGAGGGGTGCCACCATCATTGGCGGGCAGGGCCAGCTCAAGGGCAAGATCTTCCGGCTCTCGCTGATGGGCTACTCCGACCTCTACGATGCCTACGCCGTAGCCCAGATGCTACGCGAGGTCTGGGCCGAGCTTGGGGCCTGA
- a CDS encoding tetratricopeptide repeat protein: MDVRLCLLGTPRLETASTTSDLPLDRPASLGYYLAVRGDWVRRSEMAYLYSPEADEASALSNLRKLVHRLRQQGWAEALEADAHRLRLPLPTDMQEFRSALECRDWQAALACYRGTFLEGLAFPDLSGYGAWLELERQDLARAWRMAVHEQVRVLESQTDWPQAERWLSRLLAADPLDEEAVQALMRVLHRAGKPAQAQGVFERFRRSLKAELGVGPLEATRALADSLLNAGTAVPIETAPLKHNLPTSSTRFIGRRRELRTLAQHLANPDCRLLTLVGLGGMGKTRLALELAAQQVKCFPEGVWLVALEGVASPEQLVSSIAGALNFTFAGPTDPKLQLLLYLRSKALLLLLDNFEHLLEGAPLLEELLSQAPGLKLLVTSRVALELPNEWLFDLEGLSYPPPQTEEDLDGFDAVRLFIAQAERLSNRFVLTPAALEAIAELTRRVQGMPLALELLATWVRGLSVNEILTQLGRSFELLQTPRRDLPERHRSLEAILDYSWRLLSEAEQGVLARLSVFRGGFTLEAAQIVAGAHLGLLLRFINQSLVQRGEDRRYAMHELVRQFAEKQLNEGEKTKVYALFGDYFLYQLLDLGTAVRTSIQRNTVTRCRQELSNIFFVLDYLAVTGDTLRLNRALLSLYAILEITGLFKDGIAKIEDMAAALKARGSNDETLQAELEAIKGYFLFRIGRDEEAKHYAESAVAYLKTFSPSDYLGIAYCAGALCNHFAGRFEEAQDWYSRALTVFETVGNRSEQCRVLNRLAALLKQLERYDQSNRLYRQALEIAVEVGDLSEQGNLLNNYAINFESTGQVEEAIRMYQSSLEICERIGYLRGQSAALTNLGHVHERKGEFLEARKYYEQSLHIKQTLGEPVAMAISMINLADVLYALGQEAAAHRINFQVIDLTLEVHAMIYTARSFWSFCKFFERKGLLENGLILACFLSKTRECEQWVRDEADEMIARYAEVAGKSELDRFRAQVKDMDYWAATAWLKRQGSLRAAAVNTL; this comes from the coding sequence ATGGATGTGCGTCTTTGCCTGCTGGGCACGCCTCGCCTCGAGACGGCCAGCACCACTAGCGACCTCCCGCTCGACCGGCCTGCCTCGCTGGGCTACTACCTGGCGGTGCGCGGCGACTGGGTGCGCCGCAGTGAGATGGCCTACCTCTACAGCCCCGAGGCCGACGAGGCCAGCGCACTCTCTAACCTGCGCAAACTGGTGCACCGCTTGCGGCAACAGGGGTGGGCCGAGGCGCTGGAAGCCGATGCGCACCGCCTGCGGCTACCCCTGCCTACCGACATGCAGGAGTTTCGCAGCGCCCTGGAGTGCCGGGACTGGCAGGCTGCATTGGCGTGCTACCGGGGAACCTTTCTGGAGGGCCTCGCCTTCCCCGACCTGAGCGGCTACGGGGCCTGGCTCGAGCTCGAGCGCCAGGATCTGGCGCGGGCCTGGCGGATGGCGGTGCATGAGCAGGTTCGGGTGCTGGAAAGCCAGACCGACTGGCCCCAGGCTGAGCGCTGGCTCTCCCGACTGCTGGCCGCCGACCCCCTGGATGAGGAAGCGGTGCAGGCGCTGATGCGGGTTCTGCACCGGGCAGGGAAGCCCGCCCAGGCCCAGGGGGTCTTCGAGCGCTTCCGACGGAGCCTGAAGGCCGAGCTGGGGGTCGGGCCCCTGGAGGCCACCCGGGCGCTGGCCGATAGCTTGCTTAATGCGGGTACGGCCGTACCGATTGAAACCGCTCCCCTAAAGCACAACCTTCCCACCTCCAGCACCCGTTTCATTGGACGGCGGCGCGAGCTGCGAACCCTGGCCCAGCACCTGGCCAACCCCGACTGCCGCCTCCTAACCCTAGTCGGGCTGGGCGGCATGGGCAAGACCCGGCTGGCCCTGGAACTGGCCGCCCAGCAAGTGAAGTGTTTTCCTGAAGGGGTCTGGCTGGTGGCGCTTGAAGGGGTGGCCTCGCCCGAGCAACTGGTCTCCAGCATTGCCGGCGCCCTGAACTTCACCTTTGCCGGGCCCACCGACCCCAAACTCCAGTTGCTCCTCTACTTGCGCAGCAAAGCGCTGCTCTTATTGCTGGACAATTTCGAACACCTTCTCGAAGGGGCACCTTTGTTGGAGGAATTGCTGTCCCAGGCCCCTGGCCTCAAGCTATTGGTGACCTCGAGGGTGGCTCTGGAACTCCCCAACGAGTGGCTCTTCGACCTAGAGGGTTTGAGCTACCCACCCCCCCAGACCGAGGAAGACCTGGATGGCTTCGATGCGGTACGGTTGTTTATTGCGCAGGCTGAGCGGCTCTCCAACCGCTTTGTGCTGACCCCAGCCGCCCTCGAGGCCATCGCCGAACTAACCCGCCGGGTGCAGGGGATGCCGTTGGCTTTAGAACTCTTGGCGACCTGGGTGCGGGGACTGAGCGTGAATGAGATCCTGACCCAACTGGGTCGCAGCTTCGAGCTTTTGCAAACTCCCCGGCGCGACCTGCCCGAGCGGCACCGTAGCCTCGAGGCCATTCTGGACTACTCCTGGCGGCTTCTTTCCGAGGCCGAGCAGGGGGTGTTGGCCCGGCTTTCGGTCTTCCGCGGGGGTTTTACTCTCGAGGCCGCCCAGATCGTGGCGGGGGCGCATCTGGGTTTGCTGCTGCGCTTCATCAACCAGAGCTTGGTGCAGCGGGGAGAAGATAGGCGCTACGCGATGCACGAGCTGGTGCGACAGTTCGCTGAAAAGCAGCTAAATGAAGGGGAAAAGACGAAGGTTTACGCCCTGTTTGGCGACTACTTCCTGTATCAACTATTGGATTTGGGGACTGCTGTGCGCACCAGTATCCAGCGAAACACGGTGACAAGATGTCGGCAGGAACTGAGCAATATCTTCTTCGTGCTGGACTACCTGGCGGTTACCGGAGATACGCTTCGGCTAAATCGGGCGTTACTCAGCTTATATGCAATTCTTGAGATTACTGGTCTGTTTAAGGACGGGATTGCCAAGATCGAAGACATGGCCGCAGCTCTCAAAGCCCGAGGTTCCAACGACGAGACTTTGCAGGCAGAACTCGAGGCCATCAAGGGCTACTTCCTCTTCAGGATTGGTAGGGATGAAGAAGCTAAGCACTATGCAGAGTCTGCCGTGGCCTACCTGAAAACCTTTTCTCCAAGCGACTATCTTGGTATTGCCTACTGCGCAGGCGCTCTTTGCAATCACTTTGCTGGTCGTTTTGAGGAAGCCCAGGACTGGTACAGCAGGGCCCTGACCGTCTTCGAGACGGTGGGCAATCGCTCGGAACAGTGTCGGGTGCTCAATCGGCTGGCGGCGTTGCTGAAACAGCTCGAGCGCTACGATCAATCGAATCGTCTTTATCGGCAAGCCCTCGAAATCGCGGTTGAGGTCGGCGACCTTTCCGAGCAAGGCAACCTGCTCAACAACTACGCCATCAACTTCGAGTCCACCGGACAGGTCGAGGAGGCCATCCGGATGTACCAGTCCAGTCTGGAAATCTGCGAGCGCATTGGCTACCTGCGGGGGCAGTCGGCAGCCTTGACCAACCTCGGGCACGTACACGAACGGAAGGGGGAGTTTCTGGAGGCCCGCAAGTACTACGAACAGAGCTTGCACATCAAGCAAACCCTGGGTGAGCCGGTGGCTATGGCCATCTCGATGATCAACCTGGCCGATGTCCTGTATGCACTGGGTCAAGAAGCAGCGGCGCACAGAATCAACTTCCAGGTCATCGATCTGACCCTTGAAGTTCATGCGATGATCTACACGGCCCGCTCATTTTGGTCGTTCTGCAAGTTCTTTGAGAGAAAAGGGTTGTTGGAGAACGGGCTTATTCTGGCGTGTTTTCTGTCCAAGACAAGAGAATGTGAGCAGTGGGTGCGCGACGAAGCCGATGAGATGATTGCCAGATACGCAGAAGTGGCCGGCAAGTCCGAGCTGGATAGGTTTCGTGCCCAGGTCAAAGATATGGATTACTGGGCAGCCACTGCTTGGCTAAAGCGTCAGGGTAGTTTGCGAGCAGCAGCGGTCAATACGCTGTAG
- a CDS encoding nitroreductase family protein → MDAVSERILSVKEAVLTRRSIRKFKPEPIPQEKLEEILALALKAPSSNNLQPWRVVVVQDPELKERLREAANNQAQVSSAPAVLVVYSDMKDTLERVEEIFHPGFSEEQKQTRAANMRKAWEGKSDEERENWGKAQGFILLGFLMLIARSFGYDTVPMGGFNAARVKELLGLPSYVAIAALLPIGVADEAGREHHRRDLERVVRWQ, encoded by the coding sequence ATGGACGCCGTTAGCGAACGAATTCTTTCGGTCAAAGAGGCTGTACTGACCCGCCGCAGCATCCGCAAGTTCAAGCCCGAACCGATTCCTCAAGAGAAATTGGAAGAAATACTTGCTCTTGCCCTGAAGGCACCCAGCTCAAACAATCTTCAGCCCTGGCGGGTGGTGGTGGTGCAAGACCCCGAACTCAAGGAGCGCTTGCGCGAAGCTGCCAACAACCAGGCCCAGGTGAGCTCAGCACCTGCAGTATTGGTGGTATATAGCGATATGAAGGACACCCTCGAGCGGGTAGAGGAAATCTTCCACCCTGGGTTTTCCGAAGAGCAAAAGCAAACCAGAGCCGCCAATATGCGCAAGGCCTGGGAGGGCAAAAGCGATGAAGAACGGGAAAACTGGGGCAAGGCCCAGGGCTTTATTTTGCTGGGTTTTCTGATGCTGATTGCCCGTTCGTTTGGTTACGATACCGTGCCGATGGGCGGCTTCAATGCTGCCAGGGTTAAGGAACTTTTGGGCCTGCCTTCCTATGTGGCTATTGCGGCCTTGTTGCCCATTGGCGTTGCGGATGAAGCGGGGCGCGAACACCACCGCCGCGACCTCGAGCGCGTGGTGCGGTGGCAGTAA
- a CDS encoding sulfurtransferase has product MNPLVSVEWLHQHLGQPQLRIVDCRFSLQDPTAGRRAYQVGHIPGAIFLDLEQDLSGPVRPDRKGGRHPLPTPKALAETLGRAGIGNEHFVVAYDEPPAGGMYAPHLWWLLRWLGHDQVAVLDGGITAWKEAGYGVSTLAVEYPATSFRAYPRPEMVVDAEAVAQRPPGTILIDSRAPERYRGEVEPIDPVAGHIPGAINRNWLDSLDTLGRFKPAEAQAARFAGLEGEVLAYCGSGVSATVNVLALELIGKPARLYAGSWSDWVSDNSRPVAKGEA; this is encoded by the coding sequence ATGAATCCCCTGGTCAGCGTCGAATGGTTGCACCAACACCTCGGCCAACCGCAGCTTCGCATTGTGGATTGCCGCTTTTCCCTACAAGACCCTACGGCCGGAAGGCGGGCCTACCAGGTGGGGCACATTCCAGGGGCCATTTTTTTGGATCTGGAGCAAGACCTCTCTGGGCCCGTAAGGCCCGACCGAAAAGGTGGCCGCCATCCCCTACCCACACCGAAGGCATTGGCTGAGACCCTGGGCCGTGCTGGTATCGGCAACGAGCACTTTGTGGTGGCCTACGACGAGCCGCCTGCCGGTGGGATGTATGCCCCGCACCTGTGGTGGCTTTTGCGGTGGCTGGGCCACGACCAGGTGGCTGTGCTGGACGGCGGCATAACGGCCTGGAAAGAGGCCGGCTACGGAGTTTCTACCCTGGCCGTCGAATACCCCGCTACCTCCTTCAGGGCCTACCCCCGGCCCGAGATGGTGGTGGATGCCGAGGCGGTGGCCCAGCGTCCGCCAGGCACCATCCTGATTGATTCCAGAGCTCCCGAGCGCTACCGGGGCGAGGTAGAACCCATAGACCCCGTGGCCGGGCACATTCCCGGCGCCATTAACCGCAACTGGCTGGACAGCCTGGATACCTTGGGGCGGTTCAAGCCAGCCGAGGCCCAGGCGGCACGGTTTGCCGGGCTCGAGGGTGAGGTGCTTGCGTACTGCGGCTCGGGCGTCTCGGCTACAGTAAATGTGCTGGCGCTCGAGCTCATCGGCAAACCGGCCAGGCTCTACGCAGGTTCGTGGAGTGACTGGGTATCAGACAACAGCCGTCCGGTGGCAAAAGGCGAGGCTTGA
- a CDS encoding MDR family oxidoreductase → MQTFKALVVETGDPYTAQIRQASVDELPPGDVLVRVAYSSLNYKDGLAITGAGKVIRSFPMVPGIDLAGTVVESASPDYKPGDLVILTGWGVGERHWGGLAQLARVRAEWLVPLPDGLTLQQAMGIGTAGFTAMLAVMALEAHTIDKNRDVLVTGAAGGVGSVATALLARLGYRVVAATGRTSEEAYLKSLGAGEILHRSVLAAPAKPLESERFGGAVDTVGGAVLAGVLPRMAYGSSVAACGNAGGVKLETTVFPFILRGVNLLGIDSVMCPREKRLRAWQRLAHDLPKPFLEAAMQTVSLEEVPGLAPAILQGQVRGRVVVRLS, encoded by the coding sequence ATGCAAACCTTCAAAGCTTTGGTAGTAGAAACCGGCGACCCCTACACGGCCCAGATTCGGCAGGCTTCGGTAGACGAACTGCCCCCCGGCGACGTGCTGGTGCGGGTGGCTTACAGCAGCCTCAACTACAAGGATGGCCTGGCCATTACCGGCGCGGGCAAGGTGATTCGCAGCTTCCCGATGGTTCCCGGCATTGACCTGGCCGGAACGGTGGTGGAGTCGGCGTCGCCGGACTATAAGCCGGGGGATTTGGTGATTCTTACCGGTTGGGGCGTGGGCGAGCGGCACTGGGGTGGGCTTGCGCAACTGGCTAGGGTGCGGGCTGAGTGGCTGGTGCCCCTACCCGATGGGCTCACCTTGCAGCAAGCCATGGGCATCGGCACGGCTGGCTTTACCGCCATGCTGGCGGTGATGGCCCTCGAGGCCCACACCATAGATAAGAACCGCGATGTACTGGTAACCGGCGCGGCAGGGGGTGTAGGCAGCGTGGCTACGGCCCTGCTGGCCCGGCTGGGCTACCGGGTGGTGGCGGCTACGGGCCGCACGAGTGAAGAAGCCTATTTGAAGTCATTGGGAGCTGGTGAAATTTTGCATCGCAGCGTGCTGGCTGCCCCAGCCAAGCCCCTCGAGTCCGAGCGTTTTGGTGGGGCGGTGGATACCGTAGGCGGGGCGGTGCTGGCGGGGGTTTTGCCGCGCATGGCCTATGGCAGCAGTGTAGCGGCCTGTGGCAACGCGGGGGGGGTGAAGCTCGAGACCACTGTCTTCCCCTTCATTCTGCGGGGCGTGAACCTGCTGGGCATTGACTCGGTAATGTGCCCCAGAGAAAAACGCCTTCGGGCCTGGCAACGCCTGGCCCACGACCTGCCCAAGCCCTTCCTGGAAGCGGCCATGCAGACCGTAAGCCTGGAGGAAGTGCCGGGGCTGGCCCCGGCCATTCTGCAAGGCCAGGTGCGGGGGCGGGTGGTGGTGCGGTTGTCCTGA
- a CDS encoding FAD-dependent oxidoreductase, producing the protein MSEAGSNQADVVVVGAGISGLVAARMLQEAGLKVMVLEAHHRVGGRLLSKTLPDGSTFDLGGQWVSPDMPRVMGLIRELGLTTFEQHNSGRIDLAVQPLSSMDRLTQAEWAWVKAQLDFLVESVNVEKPSATPNASALDVQSVEEWKRLNLDSPYLRNLFDQIIRTEYTIEPKDFSVLHLLYSLKSAGGFEGVLGLERGNETLRVREGMQTLCTRLAEQLGDALRLNCQVYDILHDTQGVTVIAEGLSARAERVILAIPPNQVTRIDFEPVLPRRRTKLMQRLEMGSVIKCFALYDHPFWRHRPATPIDPDRLLFDDTIDATPHDERNPALVAFIGGDDAVLWSDKPFEIRRRAVLEDLALVFGEEALYPRLYFDHDWLTEPFIGGGYQCYAPPGVMSAGFEEIRVPIGRIHWAGTETAVHYYGYIEGAIEAGERAAREVLENRA; encoded by the coding sequence ATGAGCGAGGCAGGTAGTAACCAAGCCGATGTGGTGGTGGTGGGCGCAGGAATTTCAGGGCTGGTAGCAGCACGAATGCTACAAGAAGCCGGGCTGAAGGTGATGGTGCTGGAGGCCCATCACCGGGTGGGGGGGCGGCTTTTGAGCAAAACTCTGCCCGATGGTTCGACCTTCGATTTGGGCGGGCAGTGGGTCAGCCCGGATATGCCCCGGGTCATGGGGCTGATTCGGGAGTTGGGACTAACGACCTTTGAACAACACAACTCGGGGCGGATTGATCTGGCCGTCCAACCGCTCTCCTCGATGGACCGGCTCACCCAGGCCGAGTGGGCCTGGGTAAAGGCCCAACTGGATTTTCTGGTCGAGAGCGTGAACGTAGAAAAGCCCTCGGCCACCCCCAACGCCTCGGCGCTGGATGTACAGAGCGTGGAGGAGTGGAAGCGCCTGAATCTTGATAGCCCCTATCTACGCAACCTGTTCGACCAGATCATCCGCACCGAGTACACCATCGAGCCCAAGGACTTCTCGGTGTTGCACCTGCTTTATAGCCTCAAGAGCGCGGGTGGCTTCGAGGGGGTACTGGGCCTCGAGCGCGGCAACGAAACCCTGCGGGTGCGTGAGGGGATGCAAACCCTCTGCACCCGGCTGGCCGAGCAACTAGGCGATGCACTCCGGCTGAACTGCCAGGTCTACGACATTCTGCACGACACCCAGGGCGTCACGGTCATTGCTGAAGGCCTGAGCGCGCGGGCCGAGCGGGTCATACTGGCCATCCCGCCCAATCAGGTCACCCGCATCGACTTTGAGCCGGTGCTGCCCCGCCGCCGCACCAAGCTCATGCAGCGGCTCGAGATGGGCTCGGTAATCAAGTGTTTCGCCCTCTACGACCACCCTTTCTGGCGCCACAGACCCGCCACCCCCATAGACCCCGACCGGCTGCTCTTCGACGACACCATTGACGCCACCCCCCACGATGAACGCAACCCCGCCCTGGTGGCCTTCATCGGTGGGGATGACGCGGTGCTGTGGAGCGACAAGCCGTTTGAAATTCGCCGCCGGGCGGTGCTGGAAGACCTGGCCCTGGTTTTCGGAGAAGAAGCCCTTTACCCCAGGCTCTACTTCGACCACGACTGGCTGACCGAGCCCTTTATCGGCGGAGGCTACCAGTGCTACGCCCCGCCGGGCGTAATGTCAGCGGGGTTTGAGGAAATACGTGTTCCCATCGGGCGTATCCACTGGGCCGGAACCGAGACGGCGGTCCACTACTACGGGTATATCGAGGGGGCCATCGAAGCCGGGGAGCGGGCCGCCAGGGAGGTTCTGGAAAACCGGGCATAG
- the mqnP gene encoding menaquinone biosynthesis prenyltransferase MqnP, whose translation MVALTSRLKTYLDLVRFEHTLFALPFAYGGMLLAARGWPGWEVFGWITVAMVGARTGAMALNRLIDQRIDAANPRTAGRHLPRGLVKPNEVLALAVVGLLLLTLAALNLNPLTAQLLPVAVFFLVGYSYTKRFTWLCHFWLGLTIGAASAGGWIAVTGAFEPALFALWAGTAFWLAGFDILYATQDYRFDRENGIYSIPARFGIPVALRIAQVSHALTFGFFLLTGFLVGTGWVYYLGVLGVGAVLWYEHRLVKPDDLSKVDQAFFQANVVVSLGMLLIILLETLI comes from the coding sequence ATGGTGGCCCTGACCAGCCGACTCAAAACCTATCTCGATCTGGTTCGTTTTGAACATACGCTGTTTGCCCTGCCCTTCGCCTATGGCGGCATGCTGCTGGCCGCCCGGGGCTGGCCGGGCTGGGAGGTGTTTGGTTGGATCACCGTGGCCATGGTAGGCGCCCGCACTGGGGCCATGGCCCTCAACCGGCTCATTGACCAGCGCATAGACGCTGCCAACCCCCGTACCGCCGGGCGGCATCTGCCCAGGGGCCTGGTCAAGCCAAACGAAGTCCTGGCCCTGGCGGTAGTGGGCCTGCTCTTGCTGACCCTGGCCGCCTTGAACCTCAACCCCCTAACCGCACAACTGCTACCGGTAGCGGTTTTCTTTCTGGTTGGCTATAGCTACACCAAGCGTTTTACCTGGCTGTGCCACTTCTGGCTGGGCCTGACCATCGGGGCCGCCTCGGCAGGCGGCTGGATTGCCGTTACGGGTGCGTTTGAACCCGCTTTGTTTGCGCTGTGGGCCGGTACGGCCTTCTGGCTGGCAGGCTTCGATATTCTCTACGCTACCCAAGACTACAGATTCGACCGTGAAAACGGCATTTACAGCATCCCGGCCCGCTTTGGCATTCCTGTGGCGCTGCGCATCGCCCAGGTCTCCCACGCCCTCACCTTTGGGTTCTTCTTACTTACGGGGTTTCTGGTTGGGACAGGTTGGGTTTACTACCTGGGTGTACTGGGGGTGGGCGCGGTGCTCTGGTACGAACACCGGTTGGTAAAACCGGACGATTTGAGCAAGGTAGACCAGGCCTTCTTCCAGGCCAATGTGGTAGTGAGCCTGGGCATGCTGCTGATCATTTTGCTCGAGACCTTGATTTGA